The following coding sequences lie in one Brevibacterium marinum genomic window:
- a CDS encoding DinB family protein translates to MGETESGAQGIEPDTRDWADVLETGCAECGFVGDEDVAAVAGVVSASAERWDEVLARPNAGLRSRPDRWSDVEYAAHVRDILDLFRERTQLIVSQSAPTLLNFDGDAVALESDYRNQNLAEVAVGLRAASLAYAADLAQVTEEQWERTGYRSDGREFTVTSLTRYGLHELQHHLQDVGA, encoded by the coding sequence ATGGGCGAGACCGAATCAGGTGCACAGGGCATCGAACCGGACACACGCGACTGGGCCGACGTGCTGGAGACCGGCTGCGCCGAGTGCGGGTTCGTCGGCGACGAGGACGTCGCCGCGGTGGCCGGAGTCGTCTCCGCCTCTGCGGAGAGGTGGGATGAGGTGCTGGCCAGACCGAACGCCGGTCTTCGCTCCCGCCCGGACCGCTGGTCCGACGTCGAGTACGCGGCCCATGTCCGCGATATCCTCGACCTGTTCCGCGAGCGCACGCAGCTCATCGTCTCCCAGTCGGCACCGACGCTTCTGAACTTCGACGGTGATGCCGTGGCCCTCGAGTCCGATTACCGGAATCAGAACCTCGCCGAGGTGGCGGTGGGCCTGCGAGCGGCATCGTTGGCCTACGCCGCCGATCTGGCCCAGGTCACCGAGGAACAGTGGGAGCGCACCGGTTACCGCTCCGACGGACGCGAATTCACCGTCACTTCACTGACCCGGTACGGTCTGCATGAACTTCAGCATCATCTGCAGGACGTGGGTGCCTGA
- a CDS encoding aldehyde dehydrogenase family protein codes for MSKFAVTNANTGQVEEEFASVPKEEIPGYIDRAHDGHLAWKQTPLHERGAILRKFADLVDANADEMTDIIGREMGKVKKQGLGEVDKVARTARWMADNAATHLAPTHLAAAGAASSYVRHQPLGVLLGIMPWNFPYNQIARFVLPNLMVGNAIIMKQASICPKSSQYFADLLTEAGLPSGVYQNIYLDSSHAEEILKDFRVKGFSLTGSEGAGASVAAIAAKYYKRAVLELGGNDPAVVLDSKDVPALAKKLVGLRLANAGQVCTSPKRMIVVDDLYDEFLAEAVKAAEATKVSTFDDPDVGMGPVSSEGARDDIVAMIDKAVSDGATLHTGGKKLDRPGWFMSPAVISDIDPKSDLGCNELFGPAVMVYRAKDEEDALRLANDTEYGLMSSVWTDDLEKGERFGAEINAGMTLINSHMESGPEYPFGGINRSGYGRENAQWAFQAFTNEHLIRVHA; via the coding sequence ATGAGCAAGTTCGCAGTGACCAATGCCAACACCGGCCAGGTCGAAGAGGAGTTCGCCTCCGTTCCCAAGGAAGAGATCCCCGGTTACATTGATCGCGCCCACGACGGCCACCTTGCGTGGAAGCAGACGCCGCTGCATGAGCGCGGCGCGATTCTGCGGAAGTTCGCCGACCTCGTCGATGCCAATGCCGATGAGATGACCGACATCATCGGCCGTGAGATGGGCAAGGTCAAGAAGCAGGGCCTCGGCGAGGTGGACAAGGTCGCTCGCACGGCCCGCTGGATGGCCGACAATGCCGCCACCCATCTGGCCCCCACGCATCTCGCCGCCGCAGGTGCGGCCAGCAGCTATGTCCGCCATCAGCCGCTGGGCGTGCTGCTGGGCATCATGCCGTGGAACTTCCCCTACAACCAGATCGCCCGTTTCGTGCTGCCCAACCTCATGGTCGGCAACGCGATCATCATGAAGCAGGCCTCGATCTGCCCGAAGTCCTCACAGTACTTCGCGGATCTCCTCACCGAGGCGGGTCTGCCGAGTGGCGTGTACCAGAACATCTACCTCGACAGCTCGCACGCCGAGGAGATCCTCAAAGACTTCCGTGTCAAGGGCTTCTCGCTCACCGGCTCCGAGGGTGCGGGCGCCTCCGTGGCGGCCATCGCCGCGAAGTACTACAAGCGCGCCGTCCTCGAACTCGGCGGCAACGATCCCGCCGTGGTCCTCGACTCCAAGGACGTGCCGGCGCTGGCCAAGAAGCTCGTCGGCCTGCGCCTGGCGAATGCCGGGCAGGTCTGCACCTCGCCGAAGCGCATGATCGTCGTCGATGATCTCTACGACGAGTTCCTCGCCGAAGCCGTCAAGGCCGCCGAGGCGACGAAGGTCTCGACCTTCGACGACCCCGATGTCGGCATGGGCCCGGTCTCGTCCGAGGGTGCTCGCGATGACATCGTGGCGATGATCGACAAGGCCGTATCGGATGGTGCCACGCTGCACACCGGTGGCAAGAAGCTCGATCGTCCGGGCTGGTTCATGTCGCCTGCCGTCATCTCCGACATCGACCCGAAGTCCGACCTCGGCTGCAACGAGCTCTTCGGTCCGGCCGTCATGGTCTACCGGGCCAAGGACGAAGAGGATGCGCTGCGCCTGGCCAATGACACCGAATACGGGCTCATGAGCTCCGTGTGGACCGATGACCTCGAAAAGGGTGAGCGCTTCGGCGCCGAGATCAACGCCGGCATGACCCTGATCAACTCTCACATGGAATCGGGACCGGAATACCCGTTCGGCGGCATCAACCGCTCGGGCTATGGCCGCGAGAACGCACAGTGGGCATTCCAGGCGTTCACGAACGAGCACCTCATCCGCGTCCACGCCTGA
- a CDS encoding DHA2 family efflux MFS transporter permease subunit: MKVIWLLLVAAFVAILNETTMAIAIPDLNATLGIPPELGQWLTSAFMLTMAVVIPTTGFILQRFTTRQVFLAAMILFSSGTLICLVAPGFALLLVGRVVQAAGTGIMMPLLMTTMMNVVPPHSRGRMMGRIGLVISLAPAIGPTMSGIVLDSLGWRWLFAIVLPIALIALGLGAKWMTNLGESTHAPIDMVSIVLSVFAFGGIVFGLSQFGGGHGGDTGGGSTTGLAWTAIAVGMVFLAVFLWRQLMLQREDRALLDLRVFSTKNYVIAVIIMAIVSLAMFGTLSLLPLYLQNVAGLNATQSGLVLLPGSILMGVLAPLMGRIYDSRGPRTLLIPGSIMIAGSLFAYSLVSIGTTTWVLVVIQTVMSLGLAASFTPLFSASLGSLRAKLYSHGSAALNTMQQVAGAAGTALLISIYSSALHTGQAAGRSAAEAGSPGAQSAFLLAAVIALVPVVLSFLIKKPEDQEEAPAEVVDLVPESPAE, encoded by the coding sequence ATGAAGGTGATCTGGCTGCTCCTGGTAGCCGCCTTCGTCGCCATCCTCAACGAAACGACGATGGCCATCGCCATCCCGGACCTCAACGCGACATTGGGGATCCCACCTGAGCTCGGTCAATGGCTGACCAGTGCGTTCATGCTGACCATGGCCGTTGTCATCCCCACGACCGGCTTCATCCTGCAGCGATTCACCACCCGTCAGGTCTTCCTGGCCGCGATGATCCTCTTCTCCTCGGGCACGCTGATCTGTCTCGTGGCGCCCGGATTCGCGCTGCTGCTCGTCGGTCGCGTGGTCCAGGCCGCAGGCACCGGCATCATGATGCCCCTGCTCATGACGACGATGATGAACGTCGTCCCCCCGCACTCCCGCGGCAGAATGATGGGCCGGATCGGTCTCGTCATCTCGCTCGCCCCTGCGATCGGACCGACGATGTCGGGCATCGTGCTCGACTCACTGGGCTGGCGCTGGCTCTTCGCCATCGTCCTGCCCATTGCGCTCATCGCCCTCGGTCTCGGCGCGAAGTGGATGACCAACCTCGGCGAGAGCACCCATGCTCCGATCGACATGGTCTCCATCGTCCTCTCCGTCTTCGCCTTCGGTGGAATCGTCTTCGGTCTCAGCCAGTTCGGCGGGGGCCACGGAGGCGACACGGGCGGAGGGTCGACGACCGGCCTGGCCTGGACCGCGATTGCTGTGGGAATGGTGTTCCTCGCCGTGTTCCTCTGGCGCCAGCTGATGCTGCAGAGGGAGGATCGCGCGCTGCTCGACCTCCGAGTCTTCTCGACGAAGAACTATGTCATCGCCGTCATCATCATGGCCATCGTGTCGCTGGCGATGTTCGGAACCTTGTCCCTGCTGCCTCTCTACCTGCAGAACGTCGCCGGGCTCAACGCTACCCAGTCGGGTCTCGTCCTCCTGCCCGGCTCCATTCTCATGGGCGTCTTGGCGCCCCTGATGGGCCGCATCTACGACTCCCGGGGCCCGCGGACACTGCTGATCCCGGGATCGATCATGATCGCAGGATCGCTGTTCGCCTACTCGCTGGTCTCCATCGGCACGACCACCTGGGTGCTCGTCGTCATCCAGACAGTGATGTCCCTGGGCCTGGCCGCATCGTTCACTCCCCTGTTCTCGGCTTCCCTGGGATCGCTCAGGGCGAAGCTGTACTCCCACGGGTCAGCGGCGCTGAACACCATGCAGCAGGTGGCGGGCGCGGCCGGAACCGCGCTGCTCATCTCCATCTACTCCTCCGCCCTGCACACCGGTCAGGCGGCAGGACGCTCCGCAGCGGAGGCCGGTTCGCCCGGAGCGCAGAGTGCCTTCCTGCTGGCCGCGGTCATCGCCTTGGTTCCCGTGGTGCTGTCCTTCCTGATCAAGAAGCCCGAGGATCAGGAAGAGGCCCCCGCCGAGGTGGTCGACCTGGTTCCGGAGTCACCCGCCGAGTGA
- a CDS encoding TetR/AcrR family transcriptional regulator, translated as MTSETDDLNAIVRGARAEFREKQIVDAAVSLMQTKGSHAVSMQAIAKSAGVSVGLLYKYFSDREQIVLAAITRVLDDFRLRVPAAIQNADDPVDRIIAAFTEFCRVVDEHRLAVVLTYQSSRSLSRSGLQSIQSQELATLQPLIDVVDEAAARGDLREVDAGTLGHDLMTLAHMWALKHWYFQQTGVGLDRYIDRQVRTVIVGNLSDGARRRVGLD; from the coding sequence ATGACAAGTGAGACGGACGATCTCAACGCCATCGTTCGCGGCGCCCGCGCGGAATTCCGCGAGAAGCAGATCGTCGATGCGGCCGTGAGCCTGATGCAGACGAAGGGCTCGCACGCGGTGTCGATGCAGGCGATCGCGAAATCCGCGGGCGTCAGCGTGGGACTGCTGTACAAGTACTTCTCGGACCGGGAGCAGATCGTGCTGGCCGCGATCACCCGGGTTCTCGACGACTTCCGGCTGCGCGTTCCTGCCGCCATCCAGAACGCCGACGATCCTGTCGATCGGATCATCGCGGCGTTCACCGAGTTCTGCCGGGTCGTCGACGAGCACCGGCTGGCGGTCGTTCTGACCTATCAGTCCTCCCGGTCTCTCTCACGCAGCGGTCTGCAGTCCATCCAATCCCAGGAGCTGGCGACCCTGCAGCCGCTCATCGACGTCGTCGACGAGGCCGCGGCGAGGGGCGACCTGCGGGAAGTCGACGCAGGCACGCTCGGCCACGACCTCATGACATTGGCGCACATGTGGGCACTCAAACACTGGTACTTCCAGCAGACGGGAGTCGGTCTCGATCGGTACATCGACCGGCAGGTTCGCACCGTGATCGTCGGCAACCTCAGCGATGGTGCACGCAGACGGGTGGGCCTGGACTAG
- a CDS encoding AMP-binding protein gives MPTRFDTILTDALIEEYTSTGAWKNATLLDHLDHWTSQTPDSVVSRDPYGSHTYRQLSADAEACARGLIDLGVAPGEVVGIHLPNWYEWLVIHLGALKAGAVTNGLIPIYRDREIGYMAKKAAVTVLFVPNRFRKFDYPDMVDRLRDGLPDLRHTVVVDAPGEEPFVAREGLERWADFLDRGDHGSVDAPSASTSATDVDWDSRRPAPNDVGLILFTSGTTGDPKGVMHTHNSVLSASLPWPDSLGLGPDSVIHMASTFGHLTGYMYGVCLPLLVGGSGVFQDAWNGEEFARLVEEFGIEHTSGATPFLHDLIEAAKTTERDLSSLRHFCCMGAPIPRVMVHEAKELLPNLNVFGGWGQTECGLVTMTAPGDSDDKVTSTDGRALGDMQVRVVDPLGEPVPSGTEGKVQVRGPFLFVGYLKEPKLTDQAFDGDWLDTGDIAEMDAEGFIKIGGRSKDIIIRGGENIPVACAVVTLREGHTFTMDDLREFFAAKGVTKHYWPEALQCLDEFPRTPSGKIQKFKLREEVVTTHDK, from the coding sequence CGATCCTCACCGACGCCCTCATCGAGGAATACACCTCGACCGGTGCGTGGAAGAACGCGACGCTGCTCGACCATCTCGACCACTGGACGAGTCAGACCCCCGATTCGGTCGTCTCCAGGGATCCCTATGGAAGCCACACGTATCGTCAGCTCTCAGCCGACGCCGAGGCGTGTGCCCGTGGCCTGATCGACCTGGGTGTGGCTCCCGGTGAAGTCGTGGGCATCCATCTGCCGAACTGGTACGAATGGCTGGTCATCCACCTCGGCGCGCTCAAGGCCGGCGCCGTCACCAACGGCCTCATCCCGATCTACCGGGATCGCGAGATCGGATATATGGCGAAGAAGGCGGCGGTCACAGTCCTCTTCGTCCCCAACCGGTTCCGCAAGTTCGACTACCCGGACATGGTCGACCGTCTCCGGGACGGTCTGCCAGATCTGCGCCACACGGTCGTCGTCGACGCGCCGGGGGAGGAGCCGTTCGTCGCTCGCGAGGGACTCGAGCGATGGGCCGACTTCCTCGATCGGGGAGACCACGGCTCGGTGGACGCGCCGAGTGCGAGCACCTCAGCGACGGACGTCGACTGGGACTCCCGGCGCCCCGCTCCCAATGATGTCGGTCTGATCCTCTTCACCTCGGGGACGACCGGTGATCCCAAGGGCGTCATGCACACGCACAACTCGGTGCTCTCGGCCTCCCTGCCATGGCCCGACAGTCTCGGCCTCGGACCCGATTCCGTCATCCACATGGCCTCGACCTTCGGACACCTCACCGGCTACATGTACGGAGTCTGCCTGCCGCTGCTCGTCGGCGGCTCCGGTGTCTTCCAAGATGCCTGGAACGGCGAGGAGTTCGCACGGCTGGTCGAGGAGTTCGGCATCGAGCACACCTCGGGTGCCACCCCGTTCCTGCACGACCTCATCGAGGCGGCCAAGACGACAGAACGTGACCTGTCGAGTCTCAGGCACTTCTGCTGCATGGGTGCCCCGATCCCTCGCGTCATGGTCCATGAAGCCAAGGAGCTGCTCCCGAACCTCAACGTCTTCGGCGGTTGGGGCCAGACCGAATGCGGCCTCGTCACCATGACCGCACCCGGCGACTCGGACGACAAGGTCACGAGCACGGACGGTCGCGCCCTCGGCGATATGCAGGTCCGAGTCGTCGACCCCCTCGGGGAGCCCGTCCCTTCCGGAACCGAGGGGAAGGTCCAGGTCAGAGGGCCGTTCCTGTTCGTCGGATACCTCAAGGAACCGAAGCTCACCGATCAGGCCTTCGACGGTGACTGGCTGGACACCGGCGATATCGCGGAGATGGATGCAGAGGGCTTCATCAAGATCGGCGGCCGCTCCAAAGACATCATCATCCGGGGAGGGGAGAACATTCCCGTCGCCTGTGCCGTGGTCACGCTGCGGGAGGGGCACACCTTCACCATGGACGACCTGCGCGAATTCTTTGCCGCCAAGGGTGTGACCAAACACTATTGGCCAGAGGCACTGCAGTGCCTCGATGAGTTCCCACGCACGCCGAGCGGTAAGATTCAGAAGTTCAAGCTCCGTGAGGAAGTGGTCACCACCCATGACAAGTGA
- a CDS encoding pyrimidine reductase family protein, whose translation MTENPRINRLLPDQVRGVGLSDALAFPTDAGHWVRAVFVASVDGAATIAGHVGGLGNDVDKQLFALNRALADVILVGAGTARTEVYGPAEDDPQWRHLREGRSPTAPIALVSHSLGLDLSAPLFTEAPDSARTILITCADAPARARAEAAEVAEVIVAGQSSVDLKAAIVELRARGFARIVSEGGPQLFTDLLIAGVVDELCLTRSPTLVAGTETTILRGAQFEPPVDLELESLFGTEDGYLYLLYRPAA comes from the coding sequence ATGACTGAGAATCCGAGGATCAACCGGCTCTTGCCCGACCAGGTGCGGGGTGTGGGTCTGTCAGATGCCCTGGCGTTTCCCACCGATGCCGGTCACTGGGTGCGGGCGGTGTTCGTGGCTTCGGTCGACGGGGCTGCGACCATTGCCGGTCACGTCGGGGGGCTGGGCAATGACGTCGACAAGCAGCTGTTCGCACTCAACCGGGCTCTGGCAGATGTCATCCTCGTCGGCGCCGGCACCGCCCGGACCGAAGTCTACGGACCCGCCGAGGACGATCCGCAGTGGCGGCATCTGCGCGAGGGCCGCAGTCCCACAGCACCCATAGCGCTGGTCTCACACAGCTTGGGCCTCGATCTCTCCGCGCCGCTGTTCACTGAGGCTCCCGACTCGGCCAGGACCATCCTCATCACCTGCGCAGACGCTCCCGCTCGGGCGCGAGCAGAGGCTGCCGAGGTCGCCGAGGTGATCGTGGCCGGGCAATCGTCCGTGGACCTGAAGGCGGCGATCGTCGAGCTTCGAGCTCGTGGATTCGCACGTATCGTGAGCGAGGGCGGTCCTCAGCTGTTCACGGATCTGCTGATTGCCGGAGTCGTCGACGAGCTGTGTCTGACCCGCAGCCCGACCCTGGTCGCCGGGACCGAGACGACCATCCTGCGTGGGGCTCAGTTCGAGCCGCCGGTCGACCTCGAGCTGGAATCCCTCTTCGGCACCGAAGACGGATATCTCTATCTGCTGTATCGACCCGCGGCATGA
- a CDS encoding GMC family oxidoreductase N-terminal domain-containing protein codes for MKEEIWDIIVVGAGSAGAAFAVRSAQKGKRVLLVEAGRDYRSAEMHEAWRSPNPAVPLMDPDATEGMVWTDLNATRTDVQPEAPYWRGKGVGGSSSINGQIAIRPPLADFADWSSAGCEGWSAADVLPYFAKLENDEEFGDADYHGNTGPTPIFRTPRDRWGAVDSALAESALASGHPWAPDVNAPRATGVSPYPINSRDSRRVSVNDAYLEGARELPTLTILGEAVVDRVLFEGTRAVGVSLLSGGDMERRYADTTVLSAGVIHSPTILLRSGIGPAQQLESLGIDVLADLPVGQGLQDHAMVTITLPLKDSAGLTSPDDRHTNVCVRWSSAPEEGNEGERDDDLMFVSMNQSVISMATANTGAEFGAYGVWLNRSESRGTVTLASPDPGEQPVVAERMLSDPGDRARLRHGVRSLVGLLDQDATQAILGGPVRDCNEELFSALDDDDALDAHLLATVADAQHGTSTCRMGSADDPHSVVDSDCRVHGFERLHVVDASIFPSAPRANTNLASIMVGELLADRIH; via the coding sequence GTGAAAGAAGAAATCTGGGACATCATCGTTGTCGGTGCCGGTTCAGCAGGTGCCGCGTTCGCCGTCCGCTCGGCACAGAAGGGCAAACGCGTTCTCCTCGTCGAGGCCGGTCGCGACTATCGGTCGGCGGAGATGCACGAGGCATGGCGATCGCCGAACCCAGCGGTTCCTCTCATGGATCCCGATGCCACAGAGGGCATGGTGTGGACGGATCTCAATGCAACCCGCACAGACGTGCAGCCCGAAGCACCGTACTGGCGGGGGAAGGGCGTGGGAGGCAGCTCGTCGATCAATGGTCAGATCGCGATCCGCCCTCCGCTCGCCGATTTCGCTGACTGGTCGAGCGCCGGATGCGAGGGCTGGTCGGCGGCGGACGTCCTTCCCTATTTCGCCAAGCTGGAGAACGACGAGGAATTCGGCGACGCCGACTATCACGGCAACACCGGGCCCACGCCCATCTTCCGCACTCCGCGCGATCGGTGGGGAGCGGTCGACTCGGCCCTGGCCGAGTCCGCCCTGGCCTCAGGCCACCCCTGGGCCCCCGACGTCAATGCCCCGCGAGCCACGGGTGTCTCGCCCTACCCCATCAATTCCCGTGACTCCCGCCGAGTCAGCGTCAACGATGCCTATCTCGAAGGCGCACGTGAGCTGCCCACCCTCACCATCCTCGGCGAGGCGGTCGTCGACCGTGTCCTCTTCGAGGGCACACGTGCCGTCGGTGTCAGCCTCCTCAGCGGAGGAGACATGGAGAGGCGGTATGCGGATACGACCGTCCTCAGCGCCGGGGTCATCCACTCACCGACGATCCTCCTGCGATCCGGCATCGGCCCTGCGCAACAACTCGAGTCCCTGGGCATCGACGTCCTCGCCGATCTCCCGGTGGGACAGGGCCTGCAGGATCATGCGATGGTCACGATCACCCTTCCGCTCAAGGACTCGGCCGGGCTCACCTCACCCGACGATCGCCATACGAATGTGTGCGTGCGCTGGTCGAGCGCGCCGGAGGAGGGGAACGAGGGGGAACGGGACGACGATCTGATGTTCGTGTCGATGAACCAGAGCGTGATCTCCATGGCGACGGCGAACACAGGAGCGGAATTCGGTGCCTACGGCGTCTGGCTCAATCGGTCGGAATCGCGCGGCACGGTCACCCTGGCCTCGCCGGATCCGGGCGAGCAGCCCGTCGTGGCGGAGCGGATGCTCTCGGATCCCGGTGATCGCGCCCGCCTGCGTCACGGCGTCAGAAGCCTCGTCGGGCTGCTCGACCAGGACGCCACGCAGGCCATCCTCGGCGGGCCCGTGAGGGACTGCAACGAGGAGCTCTTCTCGGCCCTCGACGACGATGACGCATTGGATGCCCACCTGCTCGCCACCGTCGCCGATGCGCAGCACGGAACCAGCACCTGCCGCATGGGCAGCGCCGACGATCCGCACTCGGTCGTCGATTCCGACTGCCGGGTGCACGGGTTCGAGCGCCTCCACGTCGTCGACGCATCGATCTTCCCCTCGGCGCCTCGTGCGAACACGAACCTGGCATCCATCATGGTCGGTGAACTCCTGGCCGACCGCATCCACTGA
- a CDS encoding GbsR/MarR family transcriptional regulator has translation MKGTDLAAIADTGNTDVEASLVESFGRRIGDAMNWPPMAGRAAGVLMLSDAPLSMAALQEALDASKGSVSETTRLLIDNGVIERFKEPGQRQFVYRWRSDAWIGCLDHQFRATVQLLDFAESVQDEGRTLPDVQRRRIEQMEEYYRFMTDRLRGLLDEYSESVHSGEGSDSSTSVPGIRRS, from the coding sequence ATGAAAGGGACCGACTTGGCAGCGATCGCGGACACGGGCAACACGGACGTCGAAGCGTCACTGGTCGAGAGCTTCGGGCGCCGGATCGGCGATGCCATGAACTGGCCTCCGATGGCCGGCCGCGCGGCAGGTGTTCTCATGCTCAGCGATGCTCCGCTGAGCATGGCGGCACTGCAGGAGGCGCTCGACGCCAGCAAGGGCTCGGTCTCCGAGACGACGCGGCTGCTCATCGACAACGGCGTGATCGAACGATTCAAGGAGCCGGGACAGCGACAGTTCGTCTATCGGTGGAGATCAGACGCATGGATCGGCTGCCTTGACCACCAATTCCGCGCCACGGTTCAGCTGCTGGACTTCGCGGAGTCGGTGCAGGACGAAGGGCGAACGCTGCCAGATGTCCAGCGCCGACGGATCGAGCAGATGGAAGAGTACTACCGGTTCATGACCGATCGGCTCCGGGGACTTCTCGACGAATACTCCGAATCCGTGCATTCGGGCGAGGGCTCGGACTCCTCTACTTCTGTCCCCGGGATCCGGCGTTCCTGA
- a CDS encoding aldehyde dehydrogenase family protein: protein MTDETDTRTLQNFIDGAWTGSFDDTLLPVVNPATQETIARFPRGSGADVDRAVAAALRAQAEWSALSVEDRVARILRWADRIEEHTDELAELECREMGKPVDIGRRFIAAGVAGLRASAQEGLSYSFETSTDDPGGGRTQVIRHPVGVAAVVTPWNFPVTMVLAALGPVLASGNTVVVKPSERSPLSTVRLFELLDLPAGVLNLVLGDVHAGEPLVAHDDIDLVHFTGSVAAGRKVGAAAGRSLHRAVLELGGKDPVIVDDDVDVRSTAEAVAFGSFVNTGQICTSMERIYVHEAIAEEFVEELVRASEAYAYDDGLKSGAMMGPLVDGRQRDIVHSQVTDAVSRGATVRTGGRIPDGTGYFYPATVITGVEDSMPLMTEETFGPVAPVAVVSSFAEGVRRASRSAFGLALTVYSHTTEHLEAAKTIPAGVIWVNQWQGGGGAATYEPARASGMGATGATASYDAATRPSTVHTAAASS from the coding sequence ATGACCGATGAGACCGATACGAGAACTCTGCAGAACTTCATCGACGGCGCCTGGACCGGCTCTTTCGACGACACCCTGCTGCCTGTGGTCAACCCCGCGACGCAGGAGACCATCGCCCGATTCCCCCGGGGAAGCGGTGCCGATGTCGACAGGGCCGTCGCGGCCGCGCTGCGGGCCCAAGCCGAATGGAGCGCACTGAGCGTCGAGGACCGCGTGGCACGGATTCTGCGCTGGGCCGATCGGATCGAAGAGCACACGGACGAACTGGCAGAGCTCGAATGCCGGGAGATGGGCAAGCCGGTCGACATCGGACGCAGGTTCATCGCAGCCGGAGTCGCCGGCCTGAGAGCCTCGGCGCAGGAGGGCCTGAGCTATTCCTTCGAGACCTCCACCGACGACCCCGGCGGTGGACGGACTCAGGTCATCCGGCACCCGGTGGGAGTGGCCGCCGTCGTCACGCCGTGGAACTTCCCCGTCACCATGGTTCTGGCGGCTCTGGGACCCGTGCTGGCGTCCGGGAACACCGTGGTCGTCAAACCCTCCGAGCGCTCCCCGCTGTCGACGGTGAGGCTGTTCGAGCTGCTCGATCTTCCCGCCGGGGTGCTCAACCTCGTCCTCGGTGACGTCCACGCCGGTGAGCCCCTGGTCGCCCACGACGACATCGATCTGGTCCACTTCACCGGATCGGTGGCTGCCGGCCGGAAGGTCGGTGCCGCCGCGGGCAGGTCGCTGCACCGTGCGGTGCTGGAGCTCGGCGGCAAGGATCCCGTCATCGTCGATGACGATGTCGATGTCCGGTCGACCGCCGAGGCGGTGGCATTCGGATCGTTCGTCAACACCGGTCAGATCTGCACCTCGATGGAGCGCATCTACGTCCACGAAGCCATCGCCGAAGAGTTCGTCGAGGAGCTGGTCAGAGCAAGCGAAGCCTACGCCTACGACGACGGGCTCAAGTCGGGTGCCATGATGGGTCCTCTGGTCGACGGCAGACAGCGAGACATCGTCCATTCGCAGGTGACTGATGCGGTTTCGCGGGGCGCCACCGTGCGCACAGGCGGTCGGATCCCCGACGGCACGGGATACTTCTACCCTGCGACGGTCATCACCGGCGTCGAGGATTCGATGCCGCTCATGACCGAGGAGACCTTCGGCCCGGTCGCGCCGGTGGCTGTCGTGTCCTCATTCGCGGAAGGAGTTCGGCGGGCATCCCGATCGGCGTTCGGCCTGGCCCTCACCGTCTACTCCCACACGACCGAGCATCTCGAGGCGGCCAAGACCATTCCCGCCGGGGTCATCTGGGTCAACCAGTGGCAGGGAGGCGGAGGTGCGGCAACCTATGAGCCGGCTCGCGCAAGCGGAATGGGTGCCACCGGAGCAACGGCGTCCTACGACGCTGCGACCCGTCCTTCGACGGTTCACACCGCAGCAGCGAGTTCCTGA
- a CDS encoding DUF488 domain-containing protein: MAARAQQGQGPARRLAEGSRAPSSDLRKWYSHDPDKFDEFSKRYREELKDDDHAEALEQLKDYAKKGKLTLLTASKRDDISDATVLKKVLDGK; the protein is encoded by the coding sequence ATGGCCGCGCGGGCTCAGCAAGGACAAGGCCCAGCTCGACGACTGGCTGAAGGATCTCGCGCGCCCTCGAGCGATCTGCGCAAGTGGTATTCCCACGACCCCGACAAGTTCGATGAGTTCTCCAAGCGCTACCGTGAAGAGCTCAAGGACGATGACCACGCCGAGGCGCTCGAACAGCTCAAGGACTATGCGAAGAAGGGCAAACTCACCCTCCTGACCGCCTCGAAGCGCGACGACATCAGCGATGCGACGGTGTTGAAGAAGGTCTTGGACGGGAAATAG
- a CDS encoding DUF5808 domain-containing protein has protein sequence MLRIRAFGRGLGLLYFCPRDPAFLIPKRFGIGWTLNFGSPWSLLFLIVVIAVLVWGIFF, from the coding sequence ATACTCCGAATCCGTGCATTCGGGCGAGGGCTCGGACTCCTCTACTTCTGTCCCCGGGATCCGGCGTTCCTGATACCGAAGCGGTTCGGCATCGGGTGGACGCTCAACTTCGGCAGCCCGTGGTCGCTGCTGTTCCTCATCGTCGTCATCGCCGTTCTGGTGTGGGGCATCTTCTTCTGA